Proteins encoded in a region of the Pelmatolapia mariae isolate MD_Pm_ZW linkage group LG6, Pm_UMD_F_2, whole genome shotgun sequence genome:
- the LOC134629244 gene encoding OCIA domain-containing protein 1-like, whose protein sequence is MSSSTTGFPDERQHQPAQTPLNIDYIPTEEERRVLRECNQESFFYRSVPFSVISMAITQALVARGALSASPRFGSLPKVAFAGFCGYLAGKLSYMKTCQEKFKRLENSPLGEIIRQRSGLPPLKSQGPQSELGDPDSQSFEPIFQPAEASSHTYSKDYGYGYSPDPPAQMDRGDDFSAPVSVQSYVEEEEPKRKSILYEDLRLKNRENYEVTLTQKADALLKTPPAKEPERPKKDVKKNIYGDAWEE, encoded by the exons ATGTCGTCCTCCACTACAGGTTTCCCGGACGAGCGGCAGCACCAACCGGCGCAG ACGCCGCTGAACATTGACTACATCCCCACAGAAGAAGAGAGGAGAGTGTTGAGAGAGTGCAACCAGGAGAGCTTTTTTTACAGGT CGGTGCCCTTCTCTGTGATCAGCATGGCTATCACCCAAGCCCTAGTGGCCAGAG GGGCTCTGTCTGCATCTCCAAGATTTGGATCTTTACCCAAAGTAGCCT TTGCTGGTTTCTGTGGCTACCTGGCTGGAAAACTGTCATATATGAAAACATGTCAGGAAAAATTCAAGAGGCTGGAGAACTCTCCTCTTGGCGAGATTATCAGACAGAGGTCAGGCCTGCCTCCACTGAA ATCCCAGGGTCCTCAGTCAGAGTTGGGTGACCCAGACTCTCAGTCTTTTGAACCCATATTCCAGCCTGCAGAAGCCTCGAGCCACACCTACAGCAAAGATTATGGATATGGCTACAGTCCAGACCCACCAGCACAAATGGACAGAGGAGATGACTTTAGTGCTCCAG TTTCAGTCCAGTCATatgtggaagaggaggagcccAAGAGGAAGTCTATCCTCTATGAGGACCTGAGGCTCAAAAACAGAGAGAACTATGAGGTCACACTCACTCAGAAAGCTGACGCATTGCTCAAAACACCACCTGCAAAAGAGCCAGAAAGACCCAAGAAAGATG TGAAGAAGAACATCTATGGAGATGCCTGGGAGGAATGA